acacgcacacaaacacagacacacacacgcacacgcacacatacacacagacacacacacacacgcacacacacacacacacacacgcacacacacacacgcacacacacagacacacacacactcacacacacacacgcacacaaacacacacacgcacacacacacacacacacacagacacacacacgcacacacacacacgcacacatacacacagacacacacacacacacacacacacacacacacacgcacacacacagacacacacacacacagacacacacactcacacacacacacgcacacacacacacacgcacacaaacacacacacgcacacacacacacacgcacacgcacacaaacacatacacacagacacacacacacacacacgcacacaaacacagacacacacacgcacacacacacacaaacacagacacacacacacacacacacgcacacagacacgcacacacacacacacacacacacacacgcacacatacacacagacacacacacacacacacacacacgcacacaaacacagacacacacacgcacacacacacacgcacacacacacacacacacacgcacacacacagacacacacacacacacagacacacacactcacacacacacacgcacacaaacacagacacacacacacacacacaaacacagacacacacacacacacacacacacaaacacagacacacacacacaaacacacacacacaaacacagacacgcacacacacacacacacaaacacacacacacagacacacacacacagacacgcacacacagacacacacacacagacacacacacacaaacgcgcacacacacacacacacacacacacacagacacacacacacacagacacacacacacacacacaaacacagacacgcacacacagacacacagacacacacacacacacacacgcacacaaacacacacacacacacacacacgcacacgcacacgcacacacagacacagacacacacacacacacacacacacgcgcacacacacacacacacacaaacacagacacacacacacacacacacacacacactcacacacacagacacacagacacacacgcgcacacacacacgcgcacacacacacacacacacacaaacacagacacgcacacacagacacacacacaaacacacacaaacacagacacgcacacactcacacacacagacacacagacacacacgcgcacacacacacacacacacgcgcacacacacacgcacacacacagacacacagacacacacgcagacacacagacacacagacacacacgcgcacacacacacacatacacacagacacacacacgcacacacacacacacagacacacacacgcacacacacacacacacacacacacagacacacacacacaaacacagacacacacacacaaacacagacacacacacacacacatacacacacacacacacacatacacacacacacgcacagacacacacacacacacacacacagacacacacacgcacacacacacacactcacacacacacacatacagacacacacgcacacacacacacacacacacacacactcacacacactcacacacacacacacacacactcacacacacattcactcacacactcactcacacacacacacagacacacaaacacacacaaacacagacacacacacacacacacacacacacacacacagacacacagctgttaCTGTTCAACACCTTTTTCTTGTTCTTCTCTTGGTTACCACAGGGCATCACCTGACCTCGTCTCAGCCTATCCGTTGCATTCCCGACCAGTCTGGTATGGAAATCtgttgatgtcaaacatttcaTACTGGGAACATTTCCTGACAGAATCCATTAAATCCTATAAATTCCTGAGCCTGATGCAGTTTGTGCCATTGATGGGAGACTGGGCAGCCTCATAAACTAAACAACATGGAACATGAtccaaaatgacaaaatgacaaTGCAGTCACAGTAACAATCCCAGAGTTTAGATTTTAGTGATAATTACTCTGATAATACAGCGCTGTGACTCTTTCAGAGGGCTCCTGTAAATCGAGTTATCTTCATATTATAGTGAAGCAGTTTTATGAGGCTGAACAGAAAAGCAGAGGGACACACCACAGAAATGACTGACTCCTCAGCAAACACAGTAACCTTAAACAGCTTGAACCAGTTTAGACCTTTAACCTTTCAGATCTGTTGAGACAGAATCCACCACAGTGCTGCgttaaatacaaaaacatttcaaagatATAAGCAAGTATCCAAACACTGCTTTGGGGATCCTACTGTGGTATATTAATGGAACGCCTTCCACTTTCCTATGATACGTGCCAGGCTGTGGATGGACTCCAATAGATCGACGCTCCCGGGGGTAATGGACGTTCCAGCCGTGTATTagagccctaaccctaacctgaACCACCATCGTGTTAGATGTTGGGTGGCCGAAAGCGGAACATACTGAAGATCTGTCACCAAGCGTAACATGTTAcactttgggagtgagaacgtgctGATCTGTCAGGAGTTTTCTCacagttctgtttttttatgaaGATGCTCCGTGTGAAGCAGCCAAAGCTGACCTCGTGATACTGGTGGATGAGTCTGGGAGCATCACTCCTCAGGACTTCAGAATCATTCGCTTGTTTCTCAGGCACTTTGTCAACAACCTCGACATCGGTCTGGACCGAGTCCAGATCGGTAATATTGTTATTTATGCTCTTATTACTAGCTGACTGTTAGTAATGATACTGTTTCATTTAAAGGACTTAAAGCTTGGGGAAATATTCAAATACATGTATACCAATTTATTCTTGCTATGAGCTTGTTAACAGTAATGTGTTTTTAGTGATGTTTTTAACATAAATAGTTTGTATTATGAACAGAATGCTCTGCTGGGTGTTTTCTGCAGGTCTGACTTTGTTCAGCACCACACCAAAGACTGTGTGGCACCTGAACACCCACCAGACCAAACAATCCCTGCTGACGGCCATAGAAGACCTAGAAAAAGCGCGTGGAAGCACTTACACAGGTGAGCAAGCAGCTTATGACCCAGGTTCTCACCATCTGGGAAATGGGATCCAAGACATGGGagccaaatgtattttatttctgtatACGGTTGAATGAAAATGACGATCAAAGTAGTTTTTGCATTCTGACTGTTTTTAAATGGAATCCAACGCAATTACATCAGGATAATCTGAAGGGACACATCACTCACACACTACCAAAGCTCCGATGGGTTCCTGTTGAAATGCACCTTGGGGTTTGTATTGATCGTGCTTTATCACTCTCCACTTCTTGTTTCCTCTTTCGCGTCACAGGAAAAGCTCTGACACACATCCTCCGTAACCAGTTCAAACCCAATGTGGGAATGCGTCCAGACTCCAAAAAGATTGCTGTTCTGATCACAGACGGGGCGTCTTATGATGACATAGAACTTCCCTCAAAGAATTTGAAAGACAGCGGCATTGAAGTCTTTGTTATTGGtgaataatttcatttttctatTAAGTCTTAACCATTAAAAAGTGTTCTAAAAACAGTTAATGAAAAAAATGGTTTAAACCCCTTTAACTAAATCTGAAAGTCTAAACTTCAGTAACATCTTGATGGGCGGCCCCCTCTACCAGCTTATTTCCCAGTCCCAAAACCAGTCCCAAACAGGGTCATGAACCCTGCCTGAAACCTTGAGCAAAGCCTATTTTAATcctaaaaacctttaaaaacttACCTGAAACTGTTCCAAACAGTAAGATTTAATTTGCTTCAGCTGTTGGAATTACAAGTTCACAGTGCCGGAGCCCAGCGTGCTACAACAGGCTGCCTCACACCAAAGACAACCCTGACACGGGCTGCACAGCTTATATACTGTGACAGTAACTGTGACTGTGGGCAGTCCTCCCCGGTTCAGTCCTTCCTTCTGACCTCGCCTTGTGTCTGCTTCTCCTGGAATCAGAAAGACAGACACAACACACACCCTGCATAGCCTTGATTATCTAATATTATCCATTATTCTTCTGCTGATTCTAAGGCCCAGTTCAGGGCCTCGTTTGGACTTCCTGACCCAGAGACTATTCTAACCAGTATCATGTGTATGTAAGCATGCTGCAAAAACCCTCCTTCACTCTATGTCTTCCTGCAATATTTCAAATCCAGACAATAGCACTGAATGAAGCTCTCAAGCCTCAAAACACAGAGCGCCGACCTGTTTATGAGCACATTCGCATTATgtatacattaaaataaaacaacaattcTATAAACCACAATTTTTCTACTCTAACCATGCAAGCATACGAACCCCTGCCCAGAGTAGAACTGAGTCCAACCTGTCTGCAGGACACTGGTTCCAAATATGACAAAGCCATGTAGCTCACATGTTAAGCAGCAGTACTGACACTTTTGTCTTTCAGGTGTTGCAAAAGTCAATGTGACTCAACTGAAGTTGATCAACTCTGATCACAATAAAATTTACATAGTCAAAGATTTTGACAGTCTCCAGGACATTGTCGTCGAACTCATTATCAACGTCTTTAAAAGTGTTAAAAGTCTAGGTAAGTAAAAAAACATTCCTCCATTACAACGGTGCATGTTCGAATGATACTGGTCTACTGATGTTAGCATTAGTCTAAACAGGGCGAGGCAATGGGACAAGTATGTGGATCCATGCATTTGAAGGCAACATTGGCATCAGTGTGATCCAGCCAAAAAGCTCTAGGCTGAGTTTCCAGTagctatttttttctgttactaGTCATGGGCAGGTGTGACTGACTGCTAACTAACTCACAGCAGAACCAGGAACAGGAAACCATCAGCTTCTTTAAATTTGAGAAAAGAAGGAAATGTGCATAAGGTAACCGCCTGACTTTAAGGGTGTACAGCCTCCTTTTTTTCACAGTGAAACTGCACCATGGGGTCCTTTTGCATGTTCCCAAGACTGTGCTACAAAAGAAACAtttactttgtttcagtgttttattggaCCGCTGTTTGATTTCTCTGATCTCTGCAGACTCTGTCAGGCTGCTGAACGGTTCCAGTCTGTGTTCAGGCGGACTGCAGGTGAAGTCTAACCAGAGATggtcctcagtgtgtgaagctgACTTTGACCTGCAGGATGCAGAGGTGGTCTGCAGGGAGCTTGGCTGTGGGCCTCCTTCGCTCCTCCAGGGGGCGCTCTATGGAGAAGCGGAGGCTCCAGTGTGGAGCAGAGAGTTCCAGTGTGGAGGCCATGAGTCTGCTCTCCTGGACTGTAGAAGCTCAGGCTCAGCTAGAAGCAGCTGCTCACCTGGCAAAGCTGCTGGACTCACCTGCTCAGGTAGAAGAGGAGCTGCAGCTTTGGTTCAAACTCACTTTGTTCTTTCACTGATGACTCTCCGCTTTCTGTCAGAGCCTGTCAGGTTGGTGGGAGGAGCCAGTCgctgtgcaggtacactggagGTGAGACGAGGAGAGTGGAGACCAGTGGCGATGGATATCTGGAACCTGAAGGATGCAGCTGCTGTCTGTGGACAGATGAACTGTGGTTCTGCTGTTTCTGTAGGAAATACTCAGAGTTCTTCACAGAGATCGGTGTGGTGGATGGAGTCACACTGTGTTCAGGCTGGATACGCTCTGAAAGAGTGCGCATCAGCAGATCGCTCTTCCTCCACCCTGGATATCACCTGTTCAGGTAAGTCTGTCAGAGACATCATCTAGGACGGTGAAGTTTCTCGTTACCCGTCTCCTCTGTGACAGTGACCGTGGTAGAAGTTCACTGGACGTGTTCATGGTCTCCTCGTTTGGTAGAGACACTGTAATCTGACGGTCCTGAGTCCAGCATTGTTGAGCTGATTGTGTTTAGAAGGCCTTTTTGGTTTGTGTGTAAAGTATAATTCAATTGCAGTTGAAGCTGTATAATGAAACATGAAAGTTTTGAGTGTTTTTCATGGTTTCATTGCTTATTTAAGTTAATTCTTTAAATGCTGATGCTGTGTAAACAATTTTAAAActcataaaatgaaataaaactcacTGAACAAATTATTCATCTAAACAACATAAAATGTTTCCAGTTTAGCAGTTCAGTGTGAACGCCAATCACGACCTTCGGCATTCAGTGTGTTTCTGATGCTTTTGCTTAGAATCAGAATCTTTATTGTCATCGTCACAGGTGCAACGAAATTAAAAATGGTCCCCGATCACTGCATCATCCCTAACGATatcaaaatataattaaaatataaataaaacaataaaactcaataaataaaataaatagaatacTTAAAGTGCTAATAAGAGACATCaacaaacattcacatacatgcTTCGGTCAGCGCATAGATTAATACAAGAGTGGCATGATTGGCATTTTTTTTGTAGCAGCATTCAGACGTGTTACTGCAGTTGGATAAAagctgtttgagtctattagtccttaCACTGATTgctctgtaccgtctgcctgagggcaacagtttAAACAGGGAGTGCCCAGGATGTGAGGAATCTTCTATGATGTTTTGGGCATTTTTAAGACAGCGGCTGTTGTGTAGATCTTCCAGTGTGGGGAgggggcagccagtgatcttttgggcgATGTTAATGACCCcctggagtgctttcctctgaacCCCTAtgcagctagtgtaccagatgcatatgcaATAGGTTAGTACACTCTCAgtggtggctctgtagaagaatgcgtccttcattcccccgaatttgaaggatgggtcaggtGTGTCCTTcatggcccaccatatcccagaattcatagcgcggcccagccaatttcagttttcaacaatggcggctgctactaagttttaaaattactcttattactctttctgggtcacaaagtaaacttttaacatattttcaggtgagaaagtagctgtgtaaacttcaaatatctgctcggtttatcaagacgtcgcatatttgcaaaagtgcacCAACTGTTTCGGAGacgcctgttacccaccagctcgatagctgaccggggggttcaatggtcactcgagccggcgagagcagcggactcccagcttcatcgttttcagacccccgctgtctttcactactcaggttaaacatgatataagtCACTcgaataacttaaaaatgtaattgtttggcttttttctgtgttttatttgttcctgagtaaatcggtttggctgagatcaaagttattagattaaataaaaccttattaatccctcgggtgggttcctccgggattttcacacagctgaataaacgtcaaagtgtgagacggtcgagaattcACGCCCGTgtgctgttatattttagacagcaaggagcagacggcgagtttattaaactccaccgacacAGCGGTGACACAAATCtcaaggctagaccgtcccatttcacagcctcgcacttccagccTTCTCAGTCTtcgaaggacccggcccacgtcgaccgcgaaggccgggtcctccgaaggatgcagcctacgttttgggacacagctccAGAGTGATGTTATccctcctgagaattctcaggaagtcTCTGTTGGGCCCAtttcagcagctcggaggtgttcgcactccaggaaaggttctcctctatgttgactcccaggaagcggaagcttgGCACCCTTCCTACACAGTCCCCGTTAATGAATAGTGgttggatctctgcctttttccttctgaagtctattatgagttctttggtttttgaagtgttgaggaggTTATTGGCCTTACACCATAACGacagctgctccacctcgtctCTGTAAGATTCGTCACCCCTggaaatgagccccaccacggtggtgtcgtctgcaaatttcacaaagatgttgctgtggtggACATGAGTGCAGTCATGTgtagagcagtggactgagcacacagccctggggtgagccagtgctgaggctcagggctgaggatgtgtgatggccaactctgactctctgtctaTGGCCTGAGAGGAAGCTGTTGATCCACATGCAGgtgctgtatggaagccccaggtcTTGTTTACAACAAGAGTTTAGTTTCAGCTCTGTCGTTTCAGTCCACGACCAGACAGATTTCCAGCTGTCTCCACTCTGCTTGGAGCATGATTACTGGATGGGTTTCAGGTGTCCTGCCAGCCTCTGTGGCACTACCCCTCAAGCATGCTGCACCATCCTTCCCTGCAACGGACCCGTAGACCAAACCTCCGCCACACACCCCCGCCGTCCAACTGAGGCCAGGAAGCACCCCAGCGAGTGGGAGAGAAAATCCGCTACTACCAGCTTGGCCTATGGACCACCTTGAATTTAAAGGGGTGCAAAGAGCTCAGTGAAGCGCTGGAAAGTTGTTGTGGTTCCGAACAAGCCAAATGGAAAGATGACACATCTGCAAACCGCTGCTGCTGTACAGCAACATCTGCTCCCTTGGGCTGTGTGAGATGGTAATAACAATCACCCACATAGTCAACATCACCGACTCGCTGTGTAACCACAGAGGCTCCTTAACACTTGGCGAGTAACCTTGAGCTAGAagaagggcgatcgtggctcaagagttgggagttcgccttgtaatcggaaggttgccggttcgagccccggctctgacagtctcggtcgttgtgtccttgggcaagacacttcacccgttgcctactggtggtggtcagagggcccggtggcgccagtgttcggcagcctcgcctctgtcagtgcgccccagggtggctgtggctacaatgtagctgccatcaccagtgtgtgaatgtgtggatgactggatgtgtaaagcgctttggggtccttagggactagtaaagcgctatataaatacaggccatttaccattttacaagCACTTTATCTCTGGGTGAAAATTGCTTGAGTCTGGCCACTCTGTTCTACAGGCACTGCTGGCATTCCTGGACCGGGAGCAAATTTTTTTGTGATAACCTTCCCAGTTTTCTTCAGTCAGGTCCAATAAGCCCCGTGGCTTCCGGCCATTTCAAATTAGAGAAAACCCAGAGGAGGTCTGGGGCACCTCCCATGCTGCAAACAATAGAGGGTCTAACCAGAGATCCCGATTGTGTTCATCCTTGTGAATGGACTTACGAATCATGGATTTTAAAGACTTATTCAGCCGCTCCACCTGTCACTCCATCAGTCTGAGGGTGGTAGACACTGGTCTGAACAGATGAAATGCCCAGTAATTCGTACAATTCTTTAAGTGCATGAGACGATGTAccctggtcagtcagtatctctttCACAATGCCGACTCAGGAGATCACCTGAAACAGTGCCTGTGCTACACGCTTTGCAGAAATGGTGTACAGCAGCACTGCTTCAGATATAGAGTTGCATAATTGACCAGAACTAATACAAAGTGATATCCGCATGCACCATCGAAATTGCCCAATAAGGTCCATCCCAATGCACTCAAATGGGACCCCCATTAATGGTAGTGACAATTAATGGGAGCCGGTGGGGCCTCACGAGAAGCCCCTGCCATCTCCTCCAACCCAGAGTCACCACTGAGTCCAGCACAGACACTACACACCGCACAAGGTGAGTGCTTCCCCCACACACTATCCCAAAATGTTATTAAACCCCAGCCAATCTGTCCCCAGAATTAAGAGATACGACAGGCGTGAGCTAACTGCAGCCTTTACATGTGTTTTGCCCTTAAACTTTATCTGCAGCTGTAGTGGAGATATCAAAGATAGGCACGGCTGTGGCACTGATTCAGTCTTTGAGCACTACGGTCACCCCGGTGTGTCGGCCAGAACACCACTTAAGGCCAAATTGCCCAGAGCACGAAAGAAGGAGAGAGCTTGAGGTTCCGTTTGAGGCACTTTATTGTCACCACTTAATTTCTGGGGCTGTAAACACAGCGGGTGTACATAAGTGTAtgtctgggtgtgtgtgtgtgtgtggtttcctacaaaggaaataaacaagggaaataacaataaataaagagaatggAAAAGTCAAATACTCAAATATAAACATAATACAACATAGTTAACATAATCAAATATAAAGATCAGAAAAATATAATACACTTCAAACTGCTCACACTATGCAACTAAATAGCATTAGTGCGAGGTTAAGCAACCGTCAGTACATGTGAACTACTTCCGGtagttatacaaaataaaagcgccCCCCATTATATTCCGCTAtaatgctcttattgtgaagGGCAAGCGGGACGCCATACTTCTGGTTATACTACGTTCGCTATTTTATTAATCCACGTACCTAATTGTTCACTACAAACCCCGCTACTTCAAAGTAAACAATCACAAGCATCACATACAACATATAGAGAAGGTCTGATAACACAGGAATGACATTATGGACATACGAGCGACCGTACATGCGTCAACAAAGCTAAACCGGGGCCAAGCTAACAACATAAGTTAGCATATGAAATGAGGGTGAACTCACGCGTTGCATGCGTGGCCTACCGCTCCAACTATGGACTACATTAGCTCCTAAATGGTAACATACTACAGTACTGACACAACAAAGGCAAAATACGACACAGGTCACTACTTACTTGTCATTTACGCACACCTAACATGCCCCAGGAATCAGTGCACCCCCTCCGGACCAACACTGCTCAGCCGCCATTAAACTGCCCACCTTACTAACCGGATGATGTCACTAGAAGGTGGGCTGGCCCAAACTGACAGAAGACGGAACATTACATGAACTTATATAAACTTATAAACACCAGTAAAACTATTATATGAACTTTGGGGCCTTTTATACAGCAGCAGCACTATGACATATTTCTGAACATCCCCATGCACATATCTGACCTCCACCCATTCTACCTCCAGCAAGGTTCCTGGTTAACCCAGGGTTTGGTGGAGCATGGTCTTCATGCAGCCCATGTCTGGAACATTGTTCCTCCTGGACCTGGGAGAGAGTGTTGGAGCCTCAGTGATACGGGAAGCCTAGCCCACCTCCATCAATGGACACTCCCGTCACTGGTGTCCCAGCCGCCCACATCTCCAAcacttctgtctctgtgtctgtgtggccCTACGTGGGTCGCATGCAGTGCCTACCGCCACCAGAACCTGGGGAGGCAGATCGGGGAGAAAGGGGCTAGTGGGCCTTAGCTGCAGCAGCTGTTCTGTCACTGAAAGATTTAGAGCATGATTACTGGATGGGTTTCAGCTGCCCTTCCAGCCTCCCTGGCACTGCTCCTCAAGCCTGCAGCACGTTTAAAGTAAAAACCTTACATTTTGTAAAATGGATcgaatttaaaagaaagaaaacagtttgCTGTTCAGATTTTTCAGTTGTAAGTTATCAagctctcaaaaataaaactgcattaGGATAACATTTTTGATATTTAGACAGAACTCATTTCTACCAAATCCAGCCTTAAGGTATTTTTAATAATGATTCCta
Above is a genomic segment from Maylandia zebra isolate NMK-2024a linkage group LG8, Mzebra_GT3a, whole genome shotgun sequence containing:
- the LOC101472590 gene encoding scavenger receptor cysteine-rich type 1 protein M130-like; translation: MNRMLCWVFSAGLTLFSTTPKTVWHLNTHQTKQSLLTAIEDLEKARGSTYTGKALTHILRNQFKPNVGMRPDSKKIAVLITDGASYDDIELPSKNLKDSGIEVFVIGVAKVNVTQLKLINSDHNKIYIVKDFDSLQDIVVELIINVFKSVKSLDSVRLLNGSSLCSGGLQVKSNQRWSSVCEADFDLQDAEVVCRELGCGPPSLLQGALYGEAEAPVWSREFQCGGHESALLDCRSSGSARSSCSPGKAAGLTCSGRRGAAALVQTHFVLSLMTLRFLSEPVRLVGGASRCAGTLEVRRGEWRPVAMDIWNLKDAAAVCGQMNCGSAVSVGNTQSSSQRSVWWMESHCVQAGYALKECASADRSSSTLDITCSDSVRLLNGSSLCSGGLQVKSNQRWSSVCEDDFDLQDAEVVCRELGCGPPSLLQGALYGEAEAPVWSREFQCGGHESALLDCRSSGSARSSCSPGKAAGLTCSEPVRLVGGASRCAGTLEVKQRLWRSVEASGWTLTDAAVACRELDCGSAVLTGRRNASWDGPTWKIKPDCVKSGSTLRECATSSQSSTVLELICSDLLVQPIISASFSSNDGHSQVQQQESSWVFKGSSFTISCSIQPQYPGGSFQLTFTSSNTTNNYTLPAVNHSAHFLFTAAEPAHQGTYSCVYHVFVFSHNFSSESRQLSLTVSDPTVFVIRLLLLLLLLLLFIAAVCFSHKVTGRQEPRPQEDPELDG